One region of Streptomyces sp. NBC_00442 genomic DNA includes:
- a CDS encoding IucA/IucC family protein: MNPTPAPDAHEPDGSATAHRGPLVAEPTTVPRQKAGIHGERLTGHDDPDPLDDADAGVAADAAAVENLLRCWVRENDLAAPDGMLLRIPLPASGTALLVPVPYWSATGWHRFGRPALQGAAPDAPPADAVTVAALIGREAGRGEGADLVGRVADSVRRTACFIADRRTRPGPRETADLFLTAEQSLLLGHPLHPTPKSREGLSEAEVRRYSPELYGSFPLHWLAVEPSVLAGDSAWTESGRTVNAADLTRRLAGPGLQLPSGSVPLPLHPWQARDVIQRPAVAALLDAGLLHDMGAHGEDWYPTSSVRTVHRPGADAMLKLSLGVRITNSRRENLRKELHRGVEVHRLLRAGLGEQWQAAHPCFDIVRDPAWLAVDTPDGEPLAGLDVVIRHNPFMLSDDAVCIAALTAPRPMPGRTGMHSRLADVVGRLAARTGRPTTAVGAEWFLRYLDHVVRPLLWLDGTAGIALEAHQQNTLVLLDPNGWPVGGRYRDNQGYYFRESHRDALQRRLPGIGAASDTFVPDAVTDERFAYYLGINNVLGLIGAFGAQHLADERVLLAALRQFLAKATGLGSPLPDQLLNRATLRCKANLLTRLHGLDELVGPVDTQSVYVTITNPLHTNGT, from the coding sequence GTGAACCCCACTCCCGCCCCCGATGCGCACGAGCCCGACGGCTCTGCCACCGCCCACCGCGGCCCCCTGGTGGCCGAGCCGACGACGGTGCCGCGCCAGAAGGCCGGGATCCACGGCGAACGACTGACCGGCCACGACGACCCCGACCCGCTGGACGACGCCGACGCGGGGGTGGCGGCCGATGCCGCCGCCGTCGAGAACCTGCTGCGCTGCTGGGTACGGGAGAACGACCTGGCCGCGCCGGACGGCATGCTCCTGCGCATCCCGCTCCCCGCGAGCGGCACCGCCCTGCTGGTGCCCGTGCCGTACTGGTCGGCCACCGGCTGGCACCGGTTCGGCCGGCCCGCTCTGCAGGGCGCCGCCCCGGACGCCCCGCCCGCCGACGCCGTCACGGTCGCCGCCCTCATCGGCCGCGAGGCGGGGCGGGGTGAAGGCGCCGATCTGGTGGGGCGCGTCGCCGACTCCGTGCGCCGCACGGCGTGCTTCATCGCCGACCGGCGCACCCGCCCCGGCCCCCGCGAGACAGCCGATCTGTTCCTCACCGCCGAACAGTCCCTCCTCCTCGGTCACCCCCTGCACCCCACCCCGAAGAGCCGAGAGGGCCTCTCCGAGGCGGAAGTGCGCCGCTACTCGCCCGAGCTGTACGGCTCCTTCCCTCTGCACTGGCTGGCCGTCGAGCCCTCCGTGCTCGCCGGCGACTCGGCGTGGACCGAGAGCGGCCGCACCGTGAACGCCGCCGACCTGACGCGCCGGCTCGCCGGCCCCGGCCTCCAACTGCCGTCCGGAAGCGTCCCGTTGCCCCTGCATCCCTGGCAGGCCCGCGACGTCATCCAGCGCCCCGCCGTCGCCGCCCTCCTGGACGCCGGGCTCCTGCACGACATGGGCGCCCACGGCGAGGACTGGTACCCCACGTCGTCCGTCCGCACCGTGCACCGCCCCGGCGCCGACGCCATGCTCAAGCTGTCGCTCGGCGTGCGCATCACCAACTCCCGTCGTGAGAACCTCCGCAAGGAACTCCACCGGGGCGTGGAGGTCCACCGCCTGCTGCGGGCCGGCCTCGGCGAGCAATGGCAGGCCGCCCACCCCTGCTTCGACATCGTCCGTGACCCCGCCTGGCTCGCCGTCGACACCCCGGACGGCGAACCGCTGGCGGGACTCGACGTGGTGATCCGCCACAACCCCTTCATGCTCAGCGACGACGCGGTCTGCATCGCCGCGCTCACCGCGCCGCGTCCCATGCCGGGCCGCACCGGCATGCACTCGCGGCTCGCCGACGTGGTGGGCCGGCTCGCCGCCCGCACCGGCCGGCCCACCACGGCCGTCGGCGCCGAGTGGTTCCTGCGCTACCTCGACCACGTGGTGCGCCCGCTGCTCTGGCTCGACGGCACGGCGGGCATCGCTCTCGAAGCCCACCAGCAGAACACGCTGGTCCTGCTCGACCCCAACGGCTGGCCCGTAGGCGGCCGTTACCGCGACAACCAGGGCTACTACTTCCGCGAATCCCACCGGGACGCCCTCCAGCGAAGACTGCCGGGCATCGGGGCCGCAAGCGACACCTTCGTGCCGGACGCCGTCACCGACGAGCGCTTCGCCTACTACCTCGGCATCAACAACGTCCTCGGCCTCATCGGCGCCTTCGGAGCCCAGCACCTCGCGGACGAACGCGTCCTGCTGGCCGCGCTGCGCCAGTTCCTCGCCAAGGCCACCGGCCTCGGCTCGCCCCTGCCCGACCAGTTGCTGAACAGGGCGACGCTGCGCTGCAAGGCCAACCTGCTGACCCGGCTGCACGGCCTCGACGAGCTCGTCGGCCCGGTCGACACCCAGTCCGTCTACGTCACCATCACCAACCCCCTTCACACCAACGGCACTTGA
- a CDS encoding diaminobutyrate--2-oxoglutarate transaminase family protein produces the protein MAVTEPAPTALPGAHEAILRRQSLRESAARTYARSLPIVPVRARGLTIEGADGRRYLDCLSGAGTLALGHNHPVVLEAIRRVLDSGAPLHILDLATPVKDAFTTELFATLPRQLAEHGRIQFCGPAGTDAVEAALNLVRTATGRTGMLAFAGSYHGMTAGALAVSGGARDGGATRLPYPHDYRCPYGVGGERGAELAARWTENLLDDPKAGVPAPAGMIVEPVQGEGGVIPAPDAWLRRMREITESRSIPLIADEVQTGVGRTGTFWAVEHSQVVPDVMVLSKAIGGSLPLAVIVYRDSLDVWKPGAHAGTFRGNQLAMAAGAATLAYVRENRLADRAAVLGARMLGQLQGLAADHPCIGDVRGRGLMIGIELVDPEREDLSSGNPPPPAPDLAAAVREECLRRGLIVELGGRHSSVVRLLPPLTLTDEQAVAVLDRLADALAAAARAGHPRTGAGAGAHHGAQTGPSH, from the coding sequence GTGGCCGTGACCGAACCAGCCCCGACGGCGCTGCCGGGCGCTCATGAGGCAATCCTGCGCAGGCAGTCCCTCCGGGAGTCGGCCGCCCGCACCTACGCCCGCTCATTGCCCATCGTGCCGGTGCGGGCGCGCGGGCTCACGATCGAGGGCGCGGACGGGCGGCGCTACCTCGACTGCCTCTCGGGCGCCGGCACGCTGGCGCTCGGGCACAACCATCCCGTCGTGCTCGAAGCGATCCGCAGGGTCCTCGATTCGGGGGCGCCGCTGCACATCCTCGACCTCGCCACACCGGTCAAGGACGCCTTCACCACGGAACTGTTCGCCACGCTGCCGCGCCAACTCGCCGAGCACGGACGGATCCAGTTCTGCGGACCGGCCGGCACCGACGCCGTCGAAGCCGCCCTGAACCTGGTCCGCACCGCGACCGGACGGACCGGCATGCTCGCCTTCGCCGGCTCCTACCACGGTATGACCGCGGGCGCCCTCGCCGTCTCCGGCGGCGCCCGCGACGGGGGAGCGACCCGGCTGCCCTACCCGCACGACTACCGCTGCCCCTACGGCGTCGGCGGTGAACGCGGGGCCGAACTCGCCGCCCGCTGGACCGAGAACCTCCTCGACGACCCCAAGGCCGGCGTCCCCGCGCCGGCCGGCATGATCGTCGAACCGGTGCAGGGCGAAGGGGGCGTCATCCCGGCCCCCGACGCCTGGCTGCGCCGGATGCGCGAGATCACCGAGAGCCGCTCCATCCCGCTGATCGCCGACGAGGTGCAGACGGGCGTCGGCCGCACCGGCACCTTCTGGGCCGTCGAGCACAGCCAGGTGGTGCCCGACGTGATGGTGCTCTCCAAGGCCATCGGCGGCTCGCTGCCCCTCGCCGTGATCGTGTACCGCGACAGCCTCGACGTCTGGAAACCGGGCGCGCACGCCGGTACCTTCCGAGGCAACCAGCTCGCCATGGCGGCCGGCGCCGCCACGCTCGCGTACGTCCGCGAGAACCGGCTCGCCGACCGCGCCGCCGTCCTCGGAGCCCGCATGCTCGGCCAATTGCAGGGCCTCGCCGCCGACCACCCCTGCATCGGCGACGTGCGCGGCCGTGGCCTGATGATCGGCATTGAACTCGTCGACCCCGAGCGTGAGGACCTCAGCTCCGGCAACCCCCCGCCGCCCGCACCCGACCTCGCCGCCGCCGTACGCGAGGAATGCCTGCGCCGCGGACTCATCGTCGAACTGGGCGGCCGCCACTCCAGCGTCGTACGGCTGCTGCCTCCGCTCACCCTCACCGACGAACAGGCCGTGGCCGTCCTCGACCGGCTCGCCGACGCCCTGGCCGCCGCGGCGCGCGCCGGCCACCCGCGCACCGGCGCGGGCGCCGGAGCGCACCACGGGGCGCAGACCGGACCGTCCCACTGA
- a CDS encoding trypsin-like serine peptidase: protein MRPTRQSSAERTGRSARRGASPVLAALGLTAALALTATACGPGDSSADSKPTASVAPSGTDKFQIPADVQEQLKKHGIDLDKWKNGEWRNWDRATWLREAKDYINPIIQGLWDPDRMRKADKPPEKAVPNDISGDKGVTDPTPAPVKAAAVKAPYHQNLPELGKLFFDSPEGSMVCSATVVTDPAHPGKSNMVWTAGHCVHAGAKGGWYRNIAFVPSYNNTNLPTAQLQKATKQQIAPYGVYWADWAQTSQQWIEGGGPTGGQGAPYDFAVLHVTPEKGSNGKSLEETVGGALPVDFNAPAVPKISSMTANGYPAAPPYDGQKLFQCKAKPGRLSLEASMPTMYRLGCTMTGGSSGGGWIATGSDGKPSLVSNTSIGPVTAGWLAGPRLGKEAKGVFDSVSTKYAGR from the coding sequence ATGCGACCGACACGCCAGTCCAGCGCCGAGCGCACGGGGAGGAGCGCGCGCCGCGGGGCCTCTCCCGTGCTGGCCGCGCTCGGCCTCACGGCCGCGCTCGCGCTGACCGCCACCGCGTGCGGACCCGGTGATTCCAGCGCCGACAGCAAGCCGACGGCTTCGGTGGCCCCGAGCGGCACCGACAAGTTCCAGATTCCCGCGGACGTCCAGGAGCAGCTCAAGAAGCACGGGATCGACCTGGACAAGTGGAAGAACGGCGAGTGGAGGAACTGGGACCGCGCCACCTGGCTGCGTGAGGCGAAGGACTACATCAACCCGATCATCCAGGGCCTGTGGGACCCGGACCGCATGCGCAAGGCGGACAAGCCTCCGGAGAAGGCCGTTCCCAACGACATCTCCGGTGACAAGGGCGTCACGGACCCGACGCCGGCGCCCGTCAAGGCGGCCGCGGTGAAGGCTCCGTACCACCAGAACCTGCCGGAGCTCGGCAAGCTGTTCTTCGACAGCCCCGAAGGTTCGATGGTGTGCTCGGCGACCGTCGTGACGGACCCGGCGCACCCGGGCAAGTCCAACATGGTGTGGACCGCGGGCCACTGTGTGCACGCGGGCGCCAAGGGCGGCTGGTACCGCAACATCGCCTTCGTCCCCTCCTACAACAACACCAACCTGCCGACTGCCCAGCTGCAGAAGGCCACCAAGCAGCAGATCGCCCCGTACGGCGTCTACTGGGCCGACTGGGCCCAGACGTCGCAGCAGTGGATCGAGGGCGGCGGCCCGACCGGCGGACAGGGCGCTCCGTACGACTTCGCGGTGCTGCACGTGACGCCGGAGAAGGGCTCGAACGGCAAATCCCTCGAGGAGACCGTCGGCGGCGCGCTGCCGGTGGACTTCAACGCTCCGGCCGTGCCGAAGATCAGCTCCATGACGGCCAACGGCTACCCGGCCGCGCCTCCCTATGACGGCCAGAAGCTGTTCCAGTGCAAGGCCAAGCCGGGCCGGCTGTCGCTGGAGGCGAGCATGCCGACGATGTACCGCCTCGGCTGCACCATGACGGGCGGTTCCTCCGGCGGCGGCTGGATCGCGACGGGCTCGGACGGCAAGCCCTCGCTCGTGTCCAACACCTCCATCGGCCCGGTCACCGCCGGCTGGCTCGCCGGCCCGCGCCTGGGCAAGGAGGCCAAGGGTGTCTTCGACTCGGTGAGCACCAAGTACGCCGGACGGTGA
- a CDS encoding trypsin-like serine peptidase has product MRSIRPLLAASGLAAALALTATACGPGGDDADSKPSASSSTPAKGGATAPSGLADALKKHGGDLDKWKNGGWKNWDKATWLREAKDFVNPVIDGLWKPDRMKSAQDPQKTMAAGDTNGGTGISDPVPAPVKAVQEKLPYHQYAAPVGKVFFDSPEGPMVCSGTVVKDPAHPGRSNMVWTAGHCVHRGGSGGWYRNIAFVPSYNDKGKSASALNNARPEEIAPYGVYWADWVSTSNEWINDGGPTGGTGAPYDYAVLHVRPEKGTKSLEETVGNALTVNFSAPQAKSVASMGAWGYPAAPPYNGLQMFRCVDRPGQLSISPGTPPMYRIGCTMTGGSSGGGWFMNGPDGKAQLVSNTSIGPVTSGWLAGPQLGAGAKALFDTMSAKYGGQ; this is encoded by the coding sequence ATGCGATCCATACGTCCGCTGCTGGCCGCTTCCGGTCTCGCGGCGGCTCTCGCACTGACCGCCACCGCGTGCGGTCCGGGCGGGGACGACGCCGACAGCAAGCCGTCCGCCTCCAGTTCCACCCCGGCCAAGGGCGGTGCGACCGCGCCCTCCGGCCTGGCCGACGCCCTCAAGAAGCACGGCGGCGACCTGGACAAGTGGAAGAACGGCGGCTGGAAGAACTGGGACAAGGCCACCTGGCTGCGCGAGGCCAAGGACTTCGTCAACCCGGTGATCGACGGCCTGTGGAAGCCGGACCGGATGAAGTCCGCCCAGGACCCGCAGAAGACCATGGCGGCCGGCGACACCAACGGCGGCACGGGCATCTCCGACCCCGTGCCCGCGCCTGTCAAGGCCGTCCAGGAGAAGCTGCCCTACCACCAGTACGCGGCCCCGGTCGGCAAGGTGTTCTTCGACTCTCCCGAGGGCCCCATGGTGTGCTCGGGCACCGTCGTCAAGGACCCGGCCCACCCCGGCAGGTCCAACATGGTGTGGACCGCGGGCCACTGCGTCCACCGGGGCGGCTCCGGCGGCTGGTACCGCAACATCGCCTTCGTCCCCTCCTACAACGACAAGGGGAAGTCGGCGTCGGCGCTGAACAACGCGCGGCCCGAGGAGATCGCCCCCTACGGCGTCTACTGGGCCGACTGGGTCTCCACCTCCAACGAGTGGATCAATGACGGCGGTCCGACCGGCGGCACCGGCGCCCCCTACGACTACGCGGTCCTCCACGTGCGGCCGGAGAAGGGCACCAAGTCCCTCGAAGAGACCGTCGGCAACGCCCTGACGGTCAACTTCTCCGCCCCGCAGGCCAAGTCCGTCGCCTCGATGGGCGCGTGGGGCTACCCCGCCGCACCCCCCTACAACGGCCTCCAGATGTTCCGCTGCGTCGACCGCCCCGGTCAGCTCTCCATCAGTCCGGGCACTCCCCCGATGTACCGCATCGGCTGCACCATGACGGGCGGCTCCTCCGGCGGCGGCTGGTTCATGAACGGCCCCGACGGCAAGGCGCAGCTGGTCTCCAACACCTCGATCGGCCCGGTCACTTCGGGCTGGCTGGCCGGCCCCCAGCTCGGCGCGGGCGCCAAGGCGCTCTTCGACACGATGAGCGCGAAGTACGGCGGCCAGTAA
- the hflX gene encoding GTPase HflX — translation MTSSSSPSQDEQSFADTHRTESLRADALMEEDVAWSHEIDGARDGAQLDRSERAALRRVAGLSTELEDVTEVEYRQLRLERVVLVGVWTTGTLQDAENSLAELAALAETAGALVLDGVYQRRDKPDPATYIGSGKAQELRDIVLETGADTVVCDGELSPGQLIHLEDVVKVKVVDRTALILDIFAQHAKSREGKAQVSLAQMQYMLPRLRGWGQSLSRQMGGGGSSGGGGMATRGPGETKIETDRRRIREKMAKMRREIAEMKTGREIKRQERRRNKVPSVAIAGYTNAGKSSLLNRLTGAGVLVENSLFATLDPTVRRAETPSGRLYTLADTVGFVRHLPHHLVEAFRSTMEEVGDSDLILHVVDGSHPAPEEQLAAVREVIRDVGAVDVPEIVVINKADAADPLVLQRLLRIERHSIAVSARTGAGIEELLALIDTELPRPEIEIEALVPYTHGQLIARAHAEGEVISEEHVAEGTVLKARVHEALAAELAPYVPAAH, via the coding sequence ATGACCTCCTCTTCATCCCCTTCCCAGGACGAGCAGAGCTTCGCGGACACGCACCGCACCGAGAGCCTTCGGGCCGATGCCCTGATGGAAGAGGACGTCGCCTGGAGCCACGAGATCGACGGAGCGCGCGACGGCGCCCAGCTGGACCGCTCCGAGCGTGCCGCCCTGCGGCGCGTGGCGGGCCTTTCCACCGAGCTCGAGGACGTCACCGAGGTCGAGTACCGGCAGCTGCGCCTGGAGCGCGTGGTGCTGGTCGGTGTATGGACCACGGGGACGCTTCAGGACGCGGAGAACTCGCTCGCCGAGCTCGCGGCCCTCGCCGAGACGGCGGGCGCCCTGGTGCTCGACGGTGTCTACCAGCGCCGTGACAAGCCCGACCCGGCCACCTACATCGGTTCCGGCAAGGCGCAGGAGCTGCGCGACATCGTTCTTGAGACCGGCGCGGACACGGTGGTCTGCGACGGTGAGCTGAGCCCCGGCCAGCTGATCCACCTCGAAGACGTCGTCAAGGTCAAGGTGGTCGACAGGACCGCGCTGATCCTCGACATCTTCGCCCAGCACGCCAAGTCCCGTGAGGGCAAGGCGCAGGTCTCGCTCGCGCAGATGCAGTACATGCTGCCGAGGCTGCGCGGCTGGGGTCAGTCGCTGTCGCGTCAGATGGGCGGCGGCGGATCGAGCGGTGGCGGCGGCATGGCCACCCGTGGTCCCGGTGAGACCAAGATCGAGACGGACCGTCGGCGGATCCGCGAGAAGATGGCGAAGATGCGCCGTGAGATCGCGGAGATGAAGACGGGCCGCGAGATCAAGCGTCAGGAACGGCGCCGCAACAAGGTGCCCTCGGTGGCGATCGCCGGCTACACCAATGCCGGGAAGTCCTCCCTGCTCAACCGCCTCACGGGCGCGGGCGTGCTGGTGGAGAACTCGCTGTTCGCCACCCTCGACCCGACGGTGCGCCGGGCGGAGACGCCCAGTGGGCGGCTCTACACGCTGGCCGACACCGTCGGCTTCGTCCGGCATCTGCCGCACCACCTCGTCGAGGCGTTCCGCTCCACGATGGAGGAGGTCGGCGACTCCGACCTGATCCTGCACGTGGTGGACGGGTCGCACCCGGCGCCGGAGGAGCAGTTGGCCGCCGTGCGTGAGGTGATCCGTGACGTGGGCGCGGTCGACGTGCCGGAGATCGTGGTGATCAACAAGGCGGACGCGGCGGATCCGCTGGTGCTGCAGCGGCTGCTGCGGATCGAGCGGCACTCGATCGCGGTCTCGGCCCGCACCGGTGCGGGTATCGAGGAGCTGCTCGCGCTCATCGACACCGAACTGCCGCGCCCCGAGATCGAGATCGAGGCGCTGGTGCCGTACACCCACGGGCAGTTGATCGCCCGTGCGCACGCCGAGGGCGAGGTGATCTCCGAGGAGCACGTGGCGGAGGGCACCGTCCTCAAGGCCCGGGTGCACGAGGCGCTCGCCGCCGAGCTGGCCCCGTATGTGCCGGCCGCGCACTGA
- a CDS encoding M1 family metallopeptidase produces MPLTPRRPRSRHLRAVLLAAAAASVVAAALPAPVPLGIGDPLFPHLGNPGYDVLSYDIGLTYVGDNRKPLEAVTTIDAVATGALERINLDFARGAVHAAEVNGRPARFASADEDLVITPEHPVAAGEPLRITVRHTSVPDAASDGGWVRTTDGLVMANQADAAHRVFPCNDHPSDKAFFTFHVAAPADVTVVANGLPAARERRGGRIVSTYRTSHPMATELAQVSIGHSAVLHREGPHGLPIRDVVPAADRDALEPWLAKTPGHIAWMERQVGAYPFETYGVLIAGADTGFELETQTLTLFERSLFVRPEFPEWYVDSVMVHELAHHWFGDSVSPHAWSDLWLNEGHATWYEARYAEEFGKQPMERRMRAAYALSDGWRTAGGPPAAPRAAGPGQKIGIFRPVVYDGSALVLYALRQEIGERAFDRLERRWVRDHRDSTASSADFAALASRIAGRDLTGFFRAWLYGEKTPPMPGHPDWHSQAPKHA; encoded by the coding sequence ATGCCGCTGACCCCGCGCCGTCCCCGCTCCCGCCATCTGCGTGCCGTGCTGCTCGCCGCCGCCGCGGCCTCCGTAGTCGCCGCCGCCCTGCCCGCCCCGGTGCCGCTCGGTATCGGAGATCCGCTCTTCCCGCATCTTGGCAATCCCGGCTACGACGTGCTCTCGTACGACATCGGTCTCACCTATGTGGGTGACAACAGGAAGCCGCTGGAGGCGGTGACGACCATTGACGCCGTCGCGACGGGCGCCCTGGAGCGGATCAACCTGGACTTCGCGCGGGGCGCGGTCCACGCCGCCGAGGTGAACGGGCGGCCGGCCCGGTTCGCGAGTGCCGACGAGGATCTCGTGATCACTCCAGAGCACCCCGTCGCCGCCGGGGAACCGCTGCGGATCACCGTGCGGCACACCAGCGTTCCGGACGCCGCGAGCGACGGCGGCTGGGTGCGGACCACCGACGGCCTGGTGATGGCCAACCAGGCGGACGCCGCCCACCGGGTGTTCCCCTGCAACGATCATCCCTCCGACAAGGCGTTCTTCACCTTCCACGTGGCCGCACCCGCCGATGTGACGGTGGTCGCCAATGGCCTGCCGGCCGCGCGGGAGCGCCGGGGCGGCCGGATCGTCTCCACGTACCGCACCAGCCACCCCATGGCGACCGAGCTGGCCCAGGTGTCGATCGGGCACTCCGCCGTGCTGCACCGGGAGGGACCGCACGGACTGCCGATCCGTGACGTGGTCCCGGCGGCGGACCGGGATGCGCTCGAACCGTGGCTGGCGAAGACGCCCGGCCACATCGCGTGGATGGAGCGACAGGTCGGGGCGTACCCCTTCGAGACGTACGGGGTGCTGATCGCCGGCGCCGACACCGGTTTCGAGCTGGAGACGCAGACCCTGACGCTGTTCGAGCGGTCACTGTTCGTCCGGCCCGAATTCCCCGAGTGGTACGTCGACTCCGTCATGGTGCACGAACTGGCACACCACTGGTTCGGGGACAGCGTCTCGCCCCACGCCTGGTCGGACCTGTGGCTGAACGAGGGGCACGCCACCTGGTACGAGGCGCGGTACGCCGAGGAGTTCGGCAAGCAGCCCATGGAGCGCAGGATGCGTGCTGCCTACGCCCTGTCCGACGGCTGGCGCACGGCCGGCGGGCCGCCTGCCGCGCCGAGGGCGGCCGGGCCGGGGCAGAAGATCGGCATCTTCCGTCCGGTCGTCTACGACGGCAGCGCCCTCGTGCTGTACGCGCTGCGCCAGGAGATCGGGGAGCGCGCCTTCGACCGGCTGGAGCGGCGCTGGGTGCGGGACCACCGGGACTCCACGGCGTCGAGCGCCGACTTCGCCGCGCTGGCCTCGCGGATCGCCGGTCGCGACCTGACCGGGTTCTTCCGGGCGTGGCTGTACGGCGAGAAGACCCCGCCGATGCCCGGCCACCCCGACTGGCACAGCCAGGCGCCGAAGCACGCCTGA
- a CDS encoding RelA/SpoT family protein has protein sequence MSAEATNPGAQSRRRGRPRIDLRRLGRAALLGPVPRDRLPDAIGHVADAHRAHHPDADLGVLHRAYVLAEASHRGQFRKSGEPYITHPLAVTLILAELGAETTTLTASLLHDTVEDTEVTLDQVRAEFGAEVTYLVDGVTKLEKVDYGAAAEPETFRKMLVATGDDVRVMSIKLADRLHNMRTLGVMRPEKQARIAKVTRDVLIPLAERLGVQALKSELEDLVFAILHPEEYEHTRALIAANSGAVDPLAAIADGVRAVLREAGIQAEVLIRPRHFVSVHRVRLKRGEMRGSDFGRLLVLVSEDADCYGVLGELHTCFTPVVSEFKDFIASPKFNLYQSLHTAVVGPSGEVAEVLIRTRQMHKVAEAGVIALGNPYAQGPGDGPQQTGDEREDPTRPGWLSRLLDWQQNAPDPDTFWSSLREELAGDSEITVFCADDRTLVLPAGASCVDAAYAQYGAAAHSCIGARVNGRLATLSTVLNDGDTVQLLLAQDATSGPSSDWLDHARTPRARIAITGWLAANPEGVTVPAAAPRPQVNVPAHRRAAANAVTDLPGVTVRLAGCCTPVPPDAITGFSVRGAAVTVHRQQCPAVVRMQAVGRAPVEVRWGAAAECRVTLVAEAFGRPRLLADLTEAIAGADVAIVSATVEPPSEQRVRHTYTLQLPDAAGLPALMRTMRDVAGVYDVSRAQHPAAAG, from the coding sequence ATGAGCGCAGAGGCCACGAATCCTGGTGCGCAGAGCCGCCGCCGCGGCCGCCCCAGGATCGACCTGCGCCGGCTGGGCCGCGCGGCACTGCTCGGGCCCGTCCCACGCGACCGGCTGCCCGACGCCATCGGCCATGTGGCCGACGCCCACCGCGCCCACCACCCCGACGCCGACCTCGGCGTACTGCACCGCGCCTACGTGCTCGCCGAAGCCTCCCACCGCGGCCAGTTCCGCAAGAGCGGCGAGCCGTACATCACGCACCCGCTCGCCGTGACGCTGATCCTCGCCGAACTGGGCGCGGAAACCACCACGTTGACCGCCTCCCTCCTCCACGACACCGTGGAGGACACCGAGGTGACGCTCGATCAGGTACGGGCCGAGTTCGGCGCGGAAGTCACCTATCTGGTGGACGGCGTCACCAAGTTGGAGAAGGTCGACTACGGGGCCGCCGCCGAACCCGAGACGTTCCGCAAAATGCTCGTCGCCACCGGTGACGACGTACGCGTGATGTCGATCAAACTCGCCGACCGGCTGCACAACATGCGCACCCTCGGCGTGATGCGCCCCGAGAAACAGGCCCGCATCGCCAAAGTCACCCGCGACGTACTGATCCCGCTCGCCGAACGCCTCGGTGTGCAGGCACTCAAGTCCGAACTCGAAGACCTCGTCTTCGCGATCCTGCACCCCGAGGAATACGAGCACACCCGGGCCCTGATCGCGGCCAACTCCGGCGCCGTCGACCCCCTCGCCGCCATCGCCGACGGCGTACGGGCCGTCCTGCGGGAGGCAGGCATCCAGGCCGAAGTCCTCATCAGACCACGCCACTTCGTCTCCGTGCACCGGGTCCGCCTCAAGCGCGGCGAAATGCGCGGAAGCGACTTCGGGCGACTGCTCGTACTCGTCTCCGAGGACGCCGACTGCTACGGCGTCCTCGGCGAACTCCACACCTGCTTCACGCCGGTCGTCTCCGAGTTCAAGGACTTCATCGCATCGCCCAAGTTCAACCTGTACCAGTCGCTCCACACGGCGGTCGTCGGGCCGTCCGGCGAAGTCGCCGAAGTCCTCATCCGTACACGCCAGATGCACAAAGTCGCCGAAGCCGGGGTCATCGCGCTCGGAAACCCCTACGCACAAGGACCCGGCGACGGCCCGCAGCAGACGGGGGACGAACGCGAGGACCCCACACGCCCCGGCTGGCTCTCACGCCTCCTGGACTGGCAGCAGAACGCCCCCGACCCCGACACCTTCTGGTCCTCCCTGCGCGAGGAACTGGCGGGGGACAGCGAGATCACGGTGTTCTGCGCCGACGACCGCACCCTGGTCCTGCCGGCCGGAGCGAGCTGCGTCGACGCCGCCTACGCGCAATACGGGGCGGCCGCCCACAGCTGCATCGGCGCCCGCGTCAACGGCCGCCTCGCAACACTCAGTACGGTCCTGAACGACGGCGACACCGTGCAGCTCCTGCTCGCCCAGGACGCCACCTCCGGCCCGTCGTCCGACTGGCTCGACCACGCAAGGACCCCGAGGGCCCGGATCGCGATCACCGGCTGGCTCGCGGCCAACCCGGAGGGCGTCACGGTGCCCGCCGCGGCGCCCCGGCCCCAGGTCAACGTCCCGGCCCACCGGCGCGCGGCCGCCAACGCGGTGACCGACCTGCCGGGCGTGACCGTACGCCTCGCCGGCTGCTGCACCCCCGTACCGCCCGACGCGATCACCGGCTTCTCGGTACGCGGCGCGGCCGTGACCGTGCACCGCCAGCAGTGTCCGGCCGTCGTCCGCATGCAGGCCGTGGGGCGCGCGCCGGTGGAGGTGCGCTGGGGCGCCGCCGCGGAATGCAGGGTCACCCTGGTCGCCGAGGCCTTCGGACGCCCCCGCCTGCTCGCCGATCTCACCGAAGCCATCGCAGGCGCCGACGTGGCCATCGTCTCGGCCACCGTGGAACCCCCCAGCGAACAGCGCGTCCGGCACACCTACACGCTCCAACTCCCGGACGCGGCAGGGCTGCCGGCCCTCATGCGGACCATGCGCGACGTAGCGGGGGTGTACGACGTGAGCCGGGCGCAGCATCCGGCGGCCGCGGGGTGA